A stretch of DNA from Candidatus Deferrimicrobiaceae bacterium:
CCTCGGAGTGGGTCTTTCTCGATCTGGGCGGGAAAGGGGAAGGGTGCCTGGAGAAAAAGGAGTTCCAGGACGAGTCGGGGGGGCTGACGGTAAAAGAAGGGGATACGATCCTGGCCTATTTCCTGTCCGCGGAAAACAACGAATTGCGATTCACCACGAAGATCGGAGGCGGCGCAGTCGGACGGGCGCAGCTGGAAGACGCGTGGCGAAGCGAAATCCCGGTGGAAGGAACCGTGGAGAGGGAGATCAAGGGCGGATTCGAGGTGCGGCTGGGGGG
This window harbors:
- a CDS encoding S1 RNA-binding domain-containing protein, with amino-acid sequence MHEEDRKANGGPRKETFSDLLESSLGEPPGREPGEKVTARIISITSEWVFLDLGGKGEGCLEKKEFQDESGGLTVKEGDTILAYFLSAENNELRFTTKIGGGAVGRAQLEDAWRSEIPVEGTVEREIKGGFEVRLGG